The Euphorbia lathyris chromosome 3, ddEupLath1.1, whole genome shotgun sequence genome contains a region encoding:
- the LOC136223683 gene encoding uncharacterized GPI-anchored protein At1g61900, with protein MGCLTITKRKGSLCQQFLLFIIWVSSFQDFGDMHILSESNHVSTTTELATPPITGLFDPIEISPSVFPHDPYPSDSLPPMYPTFPTTYEPKLTGKCPVNFSAMSDLMDKTASDCSLPLAPLVGNVICCPQFGSLLHIFQAHYGINSDKLVLGNSVANDCFSDIISILASRGANSTIPTLCSVKSSNLTGGSCPVKDVVSFEKIVNTSKLLEACSTIDPLKECCRPICQPAIMEAVLQISGTELTINENKEVVNVPNHVDSVSNCKGVVYSYLSRKLSQDVANAAFRILSSCKVNKVCPLNFTQPSEVIKACRNVAAPDPSCCSSLNVYIAGIQKQMLITNKQAIICATVFGSLLRKAGVLTNVYELCDIDLKDFSIQAYGQQGCLLRSWTTDVVFDNSTGFSFTCDLTDNIAAPWPSSSSMSSMSLCAPEMSLPALPTSETLKNPGNRGGGLEFVVPIFSFFIFSTMLY; from the exons ATGGGCTGTTTAACCATCACAAAACGCAAGG GTTCATTGTGCCAGCAGTTCTTATTGTTCATTATTTGGGTATCCAGTTTCCAAGATTTTGGGGATATGCATATTCTGTCTGAATCTAATCATGTTTCTACCACAACTGAGCTAGCTACTCCCCCTATTACTGGGCTTTTTGATCCCATAGAAATATCACCTTCTGTCTTCCCACATGACCCCTATCCTAGTGACTCTTTACCACCTATGTACCCAACCTTTCCCACCACATATGAACCAAAATTAACTGGGAAATGCCCTGTAAATTTCTCTGCTATGTCAGATCTCATGGATAAAACAGCATCGGATTGCTCTCTACCTTTAGCACCACTTGTAGGAAATGTTATTTGTTGTCCACAGTTTGGCAGTTTACTCCACATCTTTCAGGCTCATTACGGCATCAACTCTGATAAGTTGGTTTTGGGTAATTCGGTTGCTAATGATTGTTTTTCAGATATCATTAGCATCTTAGCCAGCAGAGGGGCCAATAGCACAATTCCTACACTTTGTTCCGTAAAATCATCAAATCTTACCGGTGGGTCTTGTCCAGTGAAGGATGTAGTTAGCTTTGAGAAAATAGTTAATACAAGCAAGTTGCTGGAGGCTTGTAGTACCATTGATCCTCTTAAAGAGTGTTGTAGACCGATTTGCCAACCTGCAATTATGGAAGCTGTTCTTCAAATTTCTGGAACAGAATTGACTATCAATGAGAATAAAGAGGTAGTGAATGTGCCCAATCATGTTGATTCTGTTAGTAATTGTAAAGGAGTGGTATACTCATATCTCTCTAGGAAACTCTCACAAGATGTTGCAAATGCTGCATTCCGAATATTGTCTTCATGCAAAGTTAACAAAG TTTGCCCTTTGAATTTTACGCAGCCATCAGAGGTAATTAAAGCATGTCGCAATGTAGCTGCTCCTGATCCTTCATGCTGTAGCTCATTGAACGTTTACATTGCTGGCATCCAAAAGCAAATGCTGATCACAAACAAGCAAGCCATAATCTGTGCAACAGTTTTTGGGTCTTTGCTTCGGAAAGCTGGGGTCTTGACAAACGTATATGAGCTTTGTGACATTGACTTGAAAGATTTCAGCATTCAAG CTTATGGACAACAAG GATGTCTACTTCGGAGCTGGACTACAGATGTTGTGTTTGACAATTCAACTGGGTTCAGTTTTACATGTGACTTGACTGACAACATTGCTGCACCATGGCCATCATCATCATCCATGTCATCCATGTCTCTTTGCGCTCCAG AGATGTCCTTGCCCGCCTTGCCAACATCAGAAACTTTGAAAAACCCTG GCAATCGAGGTGGTGGGTTGGAGTTTGTGGTacccattttttcattttttattttcagtacGATGTTGTActga